From the Deferribacterota bacterium genome, one window contains:
- a CDS encoding orotidine 5'-phosphate decarboxylase / HUMPS family protein, with the protein EASYIREVCGEDFKIISPGIRLASSDKQDQKRVYTPLDAKKVGVNYIVVGRLITTSNNKNKVINRIFEELND; encoded by the coding sequence GAGGCCTCATATATAAGAGAAGTATGTGGAGAAGATTTTAAAATAATAAGTCCTGGTATTAGGCTTGCGTCTAGTGATAAGCAGGATCAAAAGAGGGTTTATACACCTTTAGATGCTAAAAAAGTAGGTGTAAACTATATAGTTGTTGGCAGGTTAATCACTACTAGCAATAACAAAAATAAAGTAATAAATAGAATATTTGAGGAATTAAATGACTGA